The genomic window AAGGCTACAAAAAGGAAATCTACAGGAGATACCCCGTTCTTGAAGGAAAGAAGGTCGTACTCTACGCTCCTACATTTCGAGGAGACGGAGCGTTTGAGCTAAAGTACGTGAATCTCGATATGGCTTATCTAAGCCGCAAGCTAGGTGAAGAATACGCGATAGTCTATAAGATGCACCCCTTTTTAGAAAAGATCAACTTAGATAAAAACGGTTCGGATAACATAATTAACGCCAACAAGGTGGACATCTACAAGCTGTTTTCAGTGGCGGACGTTCTCATATCCGATTACTCTGCCATAATATTTGACTATTCAATACTTGAAAAACCGATTATATTATATACTCCCGATCTTGAGGAGTACGAGAGGGACAGAGGATTCTACTACGACTATAAAGAACTTGCCCCGGGACCGATTTGCAAAACGGAGAAAGAGATAATCAACACTATCCTTACGGAGCAGTACGATCTGGAAAAGGTAAGGAATATGAAGTACAAATTCTTCGACCACCACGACGGAAAGTCAGCTAAAAGAGTAGCTGAGCATATTGAAGAGCTTATGGGATAGGTGGAAAAGTTGGTCAGTTGGACAGTTGGAAAGGAAAAACCTTTTAATTACTTAAAGC from Alkalibacter saccharofermentans DSM 14828 includes these protein-coding regions:
- a CDS encoding CDP-glycerol glycerophosphotransferase family protein is translated as MEKFIAYIVVKLAWFFTWPMPVKKNKILFISYFESKLTGNFKLISKELEKSDKDYEMVFMIRKFKNTLWAKFKYLFSFAVQTYHINTSAVVLLDGNNFPVSNIKKKDDTKVVQIWHACGGIKKFGCDISRRFPIKNYGYVYVAGEAFKESFSSAFDISKERIIPLGVAKTDILYDKDKMEGYKKEIYRRYPVLEGKKVVLYAPTFRGDGAFELKYVNLDMAYLSRKLGEEYAIVYKMHPFLEKINLDKNGSDNIINANKVDIYKLFSVADVLISDYSAIIFDYSILEKPIILYTPDLEEYERDRGFYYDYKELAPGPICKTEKEIINTILTEQYDLEKVRNMKYKFFDHHDGKSAKRVAEHIEELMG